A window of the Ostrea edulis chromosome 1, xbOstEdul1.1, whole genome shotgun sequence genome harbors these coding sequences:
- the LOC130048117 gene encoding uncharacterized protein LOC130048117 gives MAQDTIAIIPNMGYQPSRRYSAKACRWLTSLDPNIRHAKNGGEITIGPYTVDGYEEESRTVYEFYGCYWHGCPTCYPNLLTETHPHRVQQTYQTLYEQTLKRAAALEQQGYTVVSIWEHEFDRQVKNSPELQTFLGDLDIQDPVNPRDALYGGRTNATLLYCEEGDMRYVDVCSLYYVLKYRPFPIDHPQVITSDFADVREYFGLIRCRVLQPRGLYHPVLPYKTGGKLLFPLCRTCAEHRNLGPDDRCRHTDSSYIDTFLKIKQEASGFPDECQTPEQKQEYISEIRRREGIFTNLIDIEKKPVRRTIAKLFLNCLWGKFAQRLQLPQTQYLTEEEELQKKLQDATLEIKGVELLENRDHPEAGMMLINYQEKEEFLEDCPFGNVVLACFTTAYARLHLYETLEPLGDRVLYFDTDSIIYQHDESRFNPTIINSLGGWTDELSGDRIVKYMSGGPKNYAYETQGGKSTCKVKGLTLNCRVSRIVSLTTLEKMLKGEEEEVHVRYPHFIQRTRHHDVRTIPLVKKYRVVYDKRQRVHHYNTLPYGY, from the coding sequence ATGGCACAGGACACCATAGCCATCATCCCCAATATGGGTTACCAACCCTCGCGCCGCTACTCGGCCAAGGCCTGTCGCTGGCTCACCTCCCTAGACCCCAACATACGTCATGCTAAGAACGGGGGCGAAATCACCATAGGACCCTATACGGTGGACGGCTACGAGGAGGAATCCCGCACCGTGTACGAATTTTACGGCTGCTACTGGCACGGGTGTCCCACCTGTTATCCGAATCTGTTGACGGAAACCCACCCCCACCGAGTCCAGCAGACGTATCAAACCCTGTACGAGCAGACCTTGAAACGAGCCGCCGCCTTAGAGCAACAAGGATATACGGTAGTGAGCATCTGGGAACACGAGTTTGATCGTCAAGTCAAAAACAGTCCGGAGTTACAAACATTCCTAGGAGACCTCGATATTCAGGACCCCGTAAATCCGCGCGATGCCTTATACGGAGGTCGTACCAATGCCACGCTCCTGTATTGCGAGGAGGGTGACATGCGATACGTCGATGTGTGTTCCCTGTATTACGTGTTGAAATACAGACCGTTTCCCATCGACCATCCTCAAGTCATCACCAGCGATTTCGCCGATGTGAGAGAGTACTTTGGACTCATTCGTTGCCGCGTCCTCCAACCCCGAGGTCTTTATCATCCCGTGCTACCCTACAAGACAGGCGGAAAATTACTCTTCCCCTTATGCCGAACCTGCGCCGAACATCGCAACTTAGGACCCGACGATCGATGCCGTCACACCGATTCATCTTACATCGACACTTTTCTGAAGATCAAACAAGAAGCTTCCGGATTTCCCGATGAATGTCAGACGCCCGAACAGAAACAAGAATACATCAGCGAGATCCGGCGCCGGGAAGGCATCTTCACGAACTTAATAGACATTGAGAAAAAACCCGTCCGTAGAaccattgccaaactctttttaaattgtctCTGGGGAAAATTTGCACAACGATTACAGCTACCACAAACACAGTATTTAACCGAGGAAGAAGAATTACAGAAAAAATTACAAGATGCCACTCTAGAAATCAAAGGAGTCGAGCTGCTGGAAAATCGAGATCACCCCGAAGCCGGCATGATGCTGATCAATTACCAggaaaaagaagaatttttagaagACTGTCCTTTTGGCAATGTGGTGTTAGCGTGTTTTACCACCGCATACGCTCGTTTACATCTCTACGAGACTCTAGAGCCTTTGGGGGATCGCGTCCTCTACTTCGATACCGACAGCATCATTTACCAACACGATGAGAGTCGGTTCAACCCCACCATCATCAACAGTTTAGGCGGGTGGACCGATGAATTGAGTGGTGACCGCATCGTCAAATACATGTCGGGAGGCCCTAAAAATTACGCGTACGAGACCCAGGGCGGAAAATCAACGTGTAAAGTCAAAGGACTGACGCTCAATTGTCGAGTTTCCAGGATCGTTTCCCTCACCACCTTAGAAAAAATGTTGAAAGGGGAGGAAGAAGAAGTCCACGTGCGTTACCCCCACTTTATTCAGAGAACACGACACCACGATGTTCGTACCATCCCCTTAGTAAAGAAATACCGCGTAGTGTACGACAAACGACAGCGGGTTCACCATTACAACACTCTCCCTTACGGTTATTAA
- the LOC130048116 gene encoding uncharacterized protein F54H12.2-like, which yields MLHRESCACGTDSLELFKVPPTNVTIEDSKWMEYYPISSTLNSDTAPIEFEIKGQGDEYLDLSQSYLQVICKFTKGDGTALTGGNSTSTPVNNILHSLFSEIDVSLNGKVITPGTDTYPYKVYLEKLLSYSHRTLKTQMKACTLWGKDTAGHMDEVGLAALTQPDKQFPVASDTLTINAVIPTPIYPDNSKNVGLIKRHEKIDNSKVIVLMDRLHLDLFQQEKCLPNGVDVRLRFNRARSQFCMMTAAGSSGKVAIQSMILWVRKVKPIPNIVNLINQQLSTQTAKYPLRRVEVKTFTIPTGTQSKITDHVFQGQMPKLILLGFVENAAFNGDDTKNPFHLKNQQVKKLEVSINGEMIETRPLEPNFNDNQYLRSYLTLCKGLGKLGQDWAPDISLEEYKKGYTLWCVDFTKDQEAQTDKFHLIQTGNLRVEVQFTTNVAETLNCVVYAVFDNLLEVNKQREVSIDY from the coding sequence ATGTTGCACAGAGAATCTTGCGCTTGCGGGACGGATAGTCTGGAACTGTTTAAAGTTCCCCCGACGAACGTCACTATAGAAGACTCTAAATGGATGGAATATTATCCGATTTCCAGTACTCTGAATTCAGATACAGCTCCCATCGAATTCGAAATCAAAGGACAGGGAGatgaatatctggatttatcTCAATCGTATCTCCAGGTGATCTGTAAATTTACCAAAGGAGATGGCACAGCTCTCACGGGAGGCAATTCTACTTCCACTCCCGtcaataacatcttacattccTTATTCAGCGAAATCGATGTGAGTCTCAATGGAAAAGTCATCACTCCGGGAACGGATACTTATCCGTACAAAGTCTACTTGGAGAAATTACTGTCTTATAGTCACAGGACTCTGAAAACCCAGATGAAGGCCTGTACCTTGTGGGGAAAAGATACGGCCGGGCACATGGACGAAGTCGGGTTAGCCGCTCTGACTCAACCTGACAAGCAATTCCCCGTAGCCAGTGATACACTCACCATCAATGCCGTCATCCCTACCCCTATCTATCCCGATAATTCCAAGAACGTGGGGTTGATAAAACGTCACGAGAAGATAGATAACAGTAAAGTCATCGTGTTGATGGATCGTTTACATCTGGATTTATTTCAGCAAGAGAAATGTCTGCCGAACGGAGTAGACGTCCGTCTGAGATTCAACCGCGCCAGGTCTCAATTCTGCATGATGACCGCTGCGGGGAGTAGTGGCAAAGTGGCCATTCAAAGTATGATCTTGTGGGTGAGAAAAGTCAAACCGATTCCTAACATCGTCAATCTGATCAATCAACAGCTGAGTACTCAAACGGCTAAATATCCGTTGAGAAGAGTGGAAGTGAAAACGTTCACCATTCCCACCGGCACCCAATCGAAAATCACCGATCACGTGTTTCAAGGACAGATGCCCAAACTGATTCTCTTGGGCTTCGTCGAAAATGCCGCCTTTAACGGCGATGATACTAAAAACccgtttcatttaaaaaatcagcaAGTCAAGAAATTAGAAGTCAGTATCAATGGAGAAATGATAGAAACCCGACCCCTGGAACCGAATTTCAACGACAATCAGTATCTGAGATCGTATCTGACCCTGTGCAAAGGCCTGGGAAAATTAGGACAGGATTGGGCCCCGGACATCAGTCTGGAAGAGTATAAAAAGGGATACACTCTATGGTGTGTGGATTTCACCAAAGATCAAGAAGCTCAGACcgataaatttcatctcatacagaCGGGAAACCTGAGAGTGGAAGTACAATTCACGACCAACGTAGCGGAGACCTTGAACTGCGTGGTGTATGCCGTCTTTGACAATTTGCTAGAAGTCAACAAACAGCGAGAAGTCAGCATCGATTACTGA